A stretch of DNA from Salmo trutta chromosome 12, fSalTru1.1, whole genome shotgun sequence:
AGAACATGGCTTGTTTCTAGCAGTTAAACCGATATGACCCAACGTTCTTTTTCGGATTGACATGCCACATAAACCACCACATCTTGGGCTGTTAAACTACTCGGGAGCCGATAAAGCAGGTGTGAATGACCAGTGTTGTATCTGCTGACCTAAGGTGCTTCCACTGGGCAGCTTTATCAGTGTCGGCGACAGTAGCTAGTAACTAGGCACATTTGTTTCTCTCCAAAGATTATATTTCAAGTAGGATAGCAGCCTACACAAGGAATAACTAATATTGGTAGCCATCTAGATGTCACTGTTACAGTCTACTAAATGGGGAGGACAGGAACGCCAACCACTCCGGGACACAATGTCCTCGGCCTTTAAAACCCTGTGTGATTCGGTTGGTAGCCATCTAGACGTCTCCACTCGGCTGAGGCTCTCAGTTGCTCGACATATTGTCATCGTTTTGCAGGCCAGGAGTGTCCGTATATCCTCTCCCCGCTAACCAGGTGTTcgattgggcggcaggtagcctagtggttagagcgttgggccagtaacagaaaggttgctggattgaatccctgagctgacaaggtaaaaaatctgttcttCTGCCCCTGTTCCACCGGTAGGccatcatcgtaaataagaatttgttattaactgacttgcctagttacattgaAACAACATTGTTAAAGTATCAGCTACACCTGTTCACTGTACCAGTAGTATTCAAACATTTGGTGGCACAGCTAGAAAGGAAAATGTTGAGAGCAATATTCTCTCTGAGCTGTGTGACCACGTGACCACTCACCTCCAGGATTGCCGCGCAGGAACAAATGCCAGGCTGTGCAGAGACACAAGAGATTTCACTGAGTTTGCACTATGTAGATTAGTGTTTGTTTTCTGCGATCGAATCAACATTACATAAGGCCCTTTTTgaatgcaacaaaccaaaacaaatctaactttgCAAGATGATTGTGATTTCATTgttattctttgctagttagcaagttattagcccagttctaGGTAAGTATAGgtcaatgtaggctacatttcaagctgtctttgaaaagccagtctGGTAAAAAGCTTATGTCTTAATGAAAGGGGCAGTTTTGTATTTTGTGACAGGTTTGAATATGCATATAAGccaaatatatacagtgagggaaaaaaatatttgatcccctgctgattttgtacatttgcccactgacaaagaaatgatcagtctataattttaatggtaggtttatttgaacaatgagagacagaataacagcaaaaaaaatcagaaaacgcatgtcaaaaatgttctaaaatgatttgcattttaatgagggaaataagtatttgacccctctgcaaaaacatgacttagtacttggtggcaaaacccttgttggcaatcacagaggtcagacgtttcttgaagTTGTAGCACACATCTCAGgcgggattttgtcccactcctctttgcagatcttctccaagtcattaacctgtttgggctagggggcagtattgagaattttggaaaaaatatgtgcccatttttaactgcctcctacaccaactcagaagctagaatatgcatattattgttcaggtttggatagaaaacaccctaaagtttctaaaactgtttgaatggtgtctgtgagtataacagaactcctatggcaggcaaaaatctgagaaggtttcatgcaggaagtggcctgtctgacaaggagttgttcttcttgcctctgtttattgaagagtaaggatcttagctgtaacgtgacaattcctagggctccaataggctctcagaacccgggaaaaacaggaacgatgacgaggcagcctcaggctgaaacagattatcgccttttccaagtgtccctttAGGTGACAATGGAATAAGGCGCATGCGCGATTCgtccccgtggagaaatttcattcggctgtttagcttattgcagattcccggtcggaatattatcgcttttctacgagataaatggcataaaaattgattttaaacagcggttgacatgcttcgaagtacggtaatggaatatttagacattttttgtcacgtcaTGCGCCATGCTCctgaccgtgatttagtattctgatagtgtctagaacgcacgaacaaaacgtcgctgatggaacataacgatggattatttgggaccaaacctacatttgttattgaagtagaagtcctgggagtgcattctgacgaagaacaggaaaggtaagagcatttttcttataggaaatgtgattttggtgaaggctgaactgggtgggtgtctaaatagctagcccgtgatggctgggctatgtacttagaatattgcaaaatgtgcttcatccgaaaacctattttaaaatcggacatatcgagtgcatagaggagtaatgtatctataattcttaaaataattgttgtgctttttgtgaacgtttatcgtgagtaatttagcaaactgttagtaaattccccggaagtttgcggggggtatgctttttctgaacgtcacatgctaatgtaaaaagctgttttttgatataaatatgaacttgattgaacagacatgcatgtattgtataacataatgtcctaggtgtgtcatctgatgaagatcataaaaggttagtgctgcatttagctgtggtttgggtttatgtgacattatatgctagcttgaaaaatgggtgtctgattatttctggctaggcactctcctgacataatctaatgttttgctttcgttgtaaagcctttttgaaatcggacagtgtggttagattaacgagagtcttgtctttaaatagctgtaaaatagtcatatgtttgagaaattgaagtaatagtatttcaaacgattcaaaaatcgcgccactggattcaggtggctgttacgtaggtgggacgaattcgtcccacctgcgccagagaggttaaggtttcgaggctgacgtttggcaactccaaccttcagctccctccacagattttctatgggattgaggtctggagactggctaggccactccaggaccttaatgtgcttcttcttgagccactcctttgttgccttggccgtgtgatttgggtcattgtcatgcttgaatatccatccacaacccattttcaatgccctggctgagggaaggaggttctcacccaagatttgacggtacatggccccgtccattgtccctttgatgcggtgaagttgtcctgtccccttagcagaaaaacacccccaaagcatgtttccacctccatgtttgacagtggggatggtgttcttggggtcataggcagcattcctcctcctccaaacacggcgagttgagttgatgccaaagagctccattttggtctcatctgaccacaacactttcacccagttgtccactgaatcattcagatgttcattggcaaacttcagacgggtacgtagtatatgtgctttcttgagcagggggaccttgcgggcgctgcatgatttcagtccttcacgacgtagtgtgttaccaattgttttcttggtgactatggtcccagctgccttgagatcattgacaagatcctcccgtgtagttctgggctgattcctcaccgttctcatgatcattgcaactccacgaggtgagatcttgcatggagccccaggccgagggagattgacagttcttttgtgtttcttccatttgcgaataatggcaccaactgttgtcaccttctcaccaagctgcttggtgatggtcttgtagcccattccagccttgtgtaggtctacaatcttgtccctgacatccttggagagctctttggtcttggccatggtggagagtttggaatctgattgattgattgcttctgtggacaggtgtcttttatacaggtaacaagctccctttaagagtgtgctcctaatctcagctcgttacctgtataaaagacacctgggagccagaaatctttctgattgagagggggtcaaatacttattttcctcattaaaatgcaaatcaatttataacatttttgacatgtgtttttctggattttgttgttgttattctgtctctcattgttcaaataaacctaccattaaaattatagactgatcatttctttgtcagtgggcaaacgtacaaaatcagcaggggatcaaatattttttccctcactgtatatacatagTTGGATTcgacattttgaacattgagatattaaataaatgatagagaagaagaatggttctctgtagaaagacagatggctttggaatgtgttgggtggaaGGGAGGAGAGCACCGTGTTGATATaggggagacagatggacatctgtggattaggtgaaggaggggttgagttcaggaggtgaggtcagatcccctgaagggagtaataaAGGTTTAGTATCCTGTTACTCTTTTCCTGTAGAACCATAAGATGGGAGgatggaagagaaggaggagtgtcttaagtgggatatacatatctgtgatgggagaaatgttgggttgtctgaattacagctgtacagaacctttggtgagaattaaacttggttaaagcttctctagtgtccgtgagttatttactatgaaaaataagaacctaacaatatttatttaacctttgtttaactaggcaagtcagtcaaaaaacatattcttattttacaatgatggcccacCCAgggcaaaccctcccctaacaacactgggccaattgtgcgccgccctatgggactccagatcatggctggttgtgacacagcctgggaacgaaccagggtctgtaatgacacctctagcactgagatgcagtgccttagacggctgtgccactcgggagcctaatAGGCAGAGGGGTAGCCTACATTGTGTTCGCgccattggttttgttggtaggcctacattatgctcCAATAGCCACAATAGCGTATTGGCTACTTTCTAAAACTgtaagtgtaacagtgtaggttccgtccctctcttcacccgggctcgaaccagggacccttgcacacatcaacaactgacaccccacgaagcatcgttacccatcgcgccacaaaagccgcggcccttgcaacgcaaggggaaaccctacttcaagtctcagagcgagtgacgtcactgattgaaatgctattagcgcgcaccaccgctaactaactagccatttcatatcggttacatAAGGGTAgagcctcagtgttcactgtaaacACAGGCTGGAAGTTGCACAAAATTCTCACAACATTCACGTTTCTGTTCACAAGACCAAAAATGTGCTCAGTGCTTATTTGTATTTGTTCAATGCCTCAATTGATTTCATAAACTGTATTGGAATAATATGCTGTAAGGTTACAATCACCCCAAGTTGATGGATGACAAGGTGGCCCCACTGGAAGCCAGCTGTTCTGAAACACTACCTTGCCCCATTCTTCCAAGAGCACACTGAGGTTGAACGAAGACCTCTAGGGAGGTAAGTACTGTTACACAATACTCAGCTTGATATGTCCCTTATCCCCTGTCTTTTAACCAACAGAGTAACAGCCctggtgctctctgtctctcattctgttCTTTCTTTTTTATTTGCTTGTCCCTGGGGTGAGAAGAGCTGACCAATCAGAATTGAGGTTGTTTGTTATGGAGCCCGATGAGGAACACCTGATGCTGCGCTGCCTTCTCTCTCCTGGATGCTCTCCTGCTCAAACCGTCCCGTTGTGTGTTTCACTGCCTCTGAACTCCCTTACTCCGAACAGAGTCGCCCCTGATCATAGATCTAGGATTGTACCCAATCCCAATTTtaactccatctccctctctctcgttttgtctctccctcccccacatcccacacacacaggcacacaatatAGTTTTTAAATTAGTGTTGTAATGATGCTATTTTTTGGTTATATATGTGTTAACTATTGTTACTTCTTTtgttaattattttttaaatattgttaACAATTTGAATAAATCTATTTTAGGTAAAATATTATCATTTTTATTTGTACATTTAGATTTCAGGGATGAACTCACTGTAAATTTACAGCAGGGATGCTGTATGCTGTAATTTGTTTTACAGTTAGGAAAATagtaatgtaaaatatataacaGCATCTATATTACAAAAATACTGGTCGAGTTTCACTGTAAAATGCTGTAATTCAGGGGGTTTTGGCCAACGAGCCAACCAAATGACGTAATTAAGAGCCAATGTTAACTTTTGTAATGTGGGTCTATGGCAGTCAATTTAAAATGAGTCTGACATAATGTCTCTTACCTCATAATGTCTCTTACCTCATAATGTCTAATGTCTCTTGCCTCATAATGTCTCTTACCTCAATATGTCTCTTACCTCATAATGTCTCTTACCTCATAATGTCTCTTACCTCATAATGTCTCTTACCTCATAATGTCTCTTACCTCAATATGTCTCTTACCTCATAATGTCTCTTACCTCATAATGTCTCTTACCTCATAATGTCTCTTACCTCATTATGTCTCTTACCTCATAATGTCTCTTACCTCATAATGTCTCTTACCTCATAATGTCTGTTACCTCATAATGTCTCTTACCTCATAATGTCTCTTACCTCATAATGTCTCTTacctcaccaccactaatgagatgggtgtggcGTGATGCATGTCGtgttggagcttctcaaagtcaggggggGCCTCATCTCTCCTATCACATCCAACTGGATCGATATTTTGTTTTTAATGCAGACGACAGTATAGAATCAATGTACCATGAGTTTTAATGCAGACGACAGTATAGAATCAACGTACCATGAGTTTTAATGCAGATGACAGTATTGAATCAATGTACCATGAGTTTTAATGCAGACGACAGTATTGAATCAATGTACCATTAGTTTTAATGCAGACGACAGCATTGAATCAACGTAGCATGAGTTTTAATGCTCGGAGAGAGACGGCACAGTATTTGAGTCAAGAACCAAATCTTCTCCATAGCAACCTGCGAATGTGTTGTCTGCAGCATTAGGTCACATGACGAATGTGTTGTCTGCAGCATTAGGTCACATGACAGCTCGATCAGCTGTTTTGATTTCACTTACCGGCATGTCACATGTCAGCTGACCCAGGAACACAGTCAAAACGGATGTTGCTGATTCGGTCACTCACCTgtagaatgtttttgtatttcccctGCTTGCGTTCAGTTTCTCAGATATGTCTGTTACATCGGCAAGGAGACCACATTTTCTTTTCACAGAAAGTTAACAAAGTTTGTTTTTTTATATCCATTGTGagatgatattaataatactctgagtaaCAGAGAATGTTTTTTTGATTTTTACCCTCTAGACAATATTTCCTAAatgtcttaatgatgaaatgcctctgtatgttatgttgtgaatttgaccATGAATTATGTGCCTGTATAAGATGACTCTGATGTTTTTCGtacgatgtacccaatgattaatgaaaacttgctcggTAGGTCGATGTCCTCGTCGTGGTTTTACAGACAAGTTTAATGTGTGTTATTTACACACttttatttgaatatttatgaaatgcatattattatgtttggtagcacttatttatttttcctttgcctccaacccctttcgatgcgtggaacggatgtgggtggggctaggtctacatgaGGGTGCTGATttaaaaaactcacaaaagctctgacgaaggccgtcaggccgatacgtaaagcttattaaagagcagtgatactatcaagagcagtgatactatcaagagcagtgtgcggtttcctttttccttcatatCCATTGTGAATGACAACGCTTCCTCTCTCAATGCCGAAATTCTTTCCACGCCGTCGATAACCACCAAGCCTTGGTATGAAATAGAGTATTGTCGTGCTCTGATCTCACATCTCCACATTGTTTTGTGAACAGGCATGAGCACAATGGATGTGGTTTGATGTAGTTTACAATggaagttatatatatatatatatatctcagagTTCTGTGCTCAGATCTTTTGCTGTCAGTTACTCTCTGTGTATCCATTATCCCATATGAGGTCGTGACCCCTAGTTTGGATACCGCTGCTCTAATATGTTTTACGGTAAGGATAATACTGTAAATTTACAGGGAAAAGTTTTACAGTCAAAGAAAGAGACAGgggctctctcacacacacacacacacacacacaggaagtgagGTATCTTACCATTCTCCTCCAGCTGGAAGTCATCTTGGTAACGGTATTTCTCCGGTCCACACGCCACGAAAATGTCCTCGTCACCGAAGAAGTCCTGGAGACATGTCACCTGGCGGAACACAGagactggagggttagaggtcatatacacacagagactggagggttagaggtcatatacacacacagactggagGTTTAGaggttatatacacacacagactggagggttagaggtcatatacacacacagactggagggttagaggtcataTACATACacagactggagggttagaggtcatatacacacagagactggagggttagaggtcatatacacacagagactggagggttagaggtcatatacacacagagactggaggtTTAGAGGTTatatacacacagagactggaggtTTAGAGgtcatatatacacacagagactggagggttagaggtcatatacacacagagactggagggttagaggtcatatacacacagagactggaggtTTAGAGGTTatatacacacagagactggaggtTTAGAGGTCatatacacacagagactggagggttagaggtcacacgcacacagaaacacacacagcagcGCAGCCACATGGAGAGGACATGCATTAAAATTAAAATTTACATGTGAATCATtcagcagaagctcttatccagagcaaagTCTAagctagaaggggggggggggggggggggggggggctggggtatttaagatactctttgaagagttTGGGTTTCAGGTGCTTTCAGAAGAAGGGCAGGGActcttcagggggaagctggttccaccattggggtgccaggacagagaagagcttggactgggctgagcaggagctgctctcccgtaggggtgggaggaccaagagaccagaggtggcagaacggagtgttCGGGTTAGGATGTAGGGTTCGATcacagcctgaaggtagggaggggcagtttatcttgctgttctgtaggtaagcaccatggtcttgtagtggacgccagcttcgactgg
This window harbors:
- the LOC115202664 gene encoding neuronal migration protein doublecortin-like; protein product: MTSNPPVSVFRQVTCLQDFFGDEDIFVACGPEKYRYQDDFQLEENECRVMKSMANGKMSSPLTNRGSPRSVGLSKRRKSPAGSGVCLSL